A genomic segment from Cryptococcus tetragattii IND107 chromosome 9, whole genome shotgun sequence encodes:
- a CDS encoding glutamate-tRNA ligase produces the protein MARPLRSFHRVLGLRVGVRHYHSHHPSSQTTNASSEIPKNARLRFAPSPTGHLHLGGLRTALFNHILARKWKGKWLLRIEDTDRSRYTEGAVDSLRSALEWAGLEYDEGVGAGGSYGPYTQSERIDIYQHYTKELLSRDEAYECFCSPTELEAIKLSLTQQGFKHSYDGRCRHLTEEEVARRKRAGQKFVVRYKNAPGELDLPPDMIFGTHQPTAVIGPDDFVLLKSDGWPTYHLASVVDDHLMEITHVLRGEEWLPSIPKHHKLYRAFGWAPPQFAHLPLLCNPDGTKLSKRRGDTFVQHYQKQGYEPEALLNFLALMGWDYHAAITSSSPETTLDPHIRTDGHSLYELFTIPQLIAAFDPSHINHRKAAVNQGKLDFLNKLTLRRKAGRLGEDGVMVEAGKISTGQEEEEREKLVGRFQNLLREEKVLQGCELVENLDYVGKVFDAELPRTTRLPEMPMHSIFYFLPPTYTCHESQSILKDLNLRLYCQYTHLFADALQTRAESAESVDEALVWDVIHEVVDASGVTKKSHLLIPIRHALTERKKGPSVPELVVVLGLDETLSRLRRGEEFVKAQDLARRKAAIAE, from the exons ATGGCTAGACCTCTCAGATCATTTCACAGGGTACTGGGCCTCAGGGTGGGTGTTAGGCACTACCACTCTCAccacccttcctctcaaACTACCAACGCCTCTTCAGAAATACCAAAAAACGCTAGACTCCGATTTGCGCCGTCTCCCACTGGCCATCTGCATCTCGGTGGTCTACGAACAGCTTTGTTCAATCACATATTAGcgaggaaatggaaaggaaagTGGCTATTGAGGATCGAGGATACAGATAGA TCGAGATATACTGAAGGAGCCGTGGATAGCTTAAGAAGCGCTTTGGAATGGGCAGGACTCGAGTATGATGAGGGCGTGGGCGCTGGAGGATCCTACGGACCTTATACCCAA TCCGAGAGGATCGACATTTACCAACACTACACTAAGGAACTCCTTTCCCGAGACGAGGCTTATGAGTGCTTCTGCTCACCCACTGAGTTGGAGGCTATCAAGTTATCATTAACTCAACAAGGCTTTAAGCACAGCTATGACGGAAGATGTCGGCATTtgacagaggaagaagtggcgAGGCGAAAGCGTGCGGGGCAAAAGTTTGTGGTTCGGTACAAG AATGCCCCGGGAGAGCTAGACTTACCTCCTGATATGATCTTTGGTACTCACCAGCCGACAGCTGTGATTGGCCCCGACGACTTCGTCCTGCTTAAATCTGACGGTTGGCCAACTTATCATTTGGCGAGCGTGGTCGATGACCACCTCATGGAGATCACACATGTTCTTCGAGGAGAG GAATGGCTCCCGTCCATACCAAAGCACCATAAGCTTTACAGAGCATTCGGATGGGCACCCCCTCAATTTGCGCACCTCCCTTTACTGTGTAACCCTGATGGGACAAAGTTGAGTAAGCGACGTGGTGACACCTTTGTCCAGCATTATCAA AAGCAAGGTTACGAGCCCGAGGCActtctcaacttccttGCTTTAATGGGCTGGGATTATCACGCCGCGAtcacatcttcatctcctgaaACTACCCTCGATCCTCACATCCGGACAGACGGTCACTCTTTGTACGAACTCTTTACCATCCCTCAACTCATCGCCGCGTTTGACCCCAGCCATATCAATCATCGTAAAGCCGCTGTTAATCAGGGCAAGCTGGATTTCTTGAACAAGTTGACTTTGAGGAGAAAAGCTGGACggttgggagaagatggagtgaTGGTTGAAGCGGGGAAGATTAGTACTGgacaagaggaggaagaaagggagaagctGGTGGGAAGGTTCCAGAATTTAttgagggaagagaaagttCTCCAGGGATG TGAATTGGTGGAGAATCTCGATTATGTCGGAAAAGTATTCGATGCCGAGCTT CCTCGAACCACGCGTCTGCCTGAAATGCCTATGCATTCGATCTTCtatttccttcctcccacttACACGTGCCATGAATCCCAATCTATCCTCAAGGACCTCAATCTTCGACTCTACT GTCAGTACACACATCTCTTTGCCGATGCTCTCCAAACTCGAGCAGAATCAGCAGAATCTGTGGACGAAGCCTTGGTGTGGGATGTCATTCATGAAGTGGTGGATGCTTCAGGTgtgacgaagaagagccaCTTGTTAATACCTATCAGACATGCTTTGACAGAAAGAAAG AAAGGACCCAGTGTTCCCGAGTTGGTCGTTGTTTTGGGTCTTGATGAGACCTTGTCAAGATtacgaagaggagaagagttCGTCAAGGCACAAGATCTTGCCCGTAGGAAAGCCGCGATAGCCGAGTAA